A genomic region of Oceaniferula marina contains the following coding sequences:
- a CDS encoding sulfatase family protein: MKKIITNILALCISASLHAGERPNILLIVSEDNGQELSCYGDSNVKTPHLDSLAQNGMLFESGYVTQAVCSPSRGSIFTGLYPHQNGQIGLATHKYAMFKKWPTTYSKLQKAGYYTGMLGKTHINPKSIVEDYIDFRAIPQSNFAKKNLAAYAQKSAEFFKKAGDKPFFLTVNYPDAHHPLQNQVQGRPAKPLRPDEVGAIPYIGATNKRMHEIVTAYYNCMMRLDDCVGELLEALENSGKANNTVVIYIGDHGAQLPRGKIFATEAGMKVPYIIKWPGKIQAGVRSKKLVSTIDLMPTFCDLAKTERPDGLPGRSLVPLVTGQRQEWREYLAYERNSDAVNLYYPQRALRDGRYKLVWSPLAAQNIPDNGAVDYVTQKKWQKCSYSEEELKSLPARVQEVYHTWINPSEYQLYDLKNDEWEFENLAGNPEHEQIEKRLRKKLMEWMKETNDWASNPELLKKLTEENNAVKASGKGKYPKEGWQYLKYIHPDKVSQTK; this comes from the coding sequence ATGAAAAAAATAATAACCAATATCCTGGCTCTCTGTATTTCGGCATCATTGCATGCGGGCGAGCGACCGAATATTCTGTTGATTGTTTCCGAAGACAATGGTCAGGAGCTTTCCTGTTATGGTGACTCCAATGTCAAAACACCCCACTTGGACAGCCTGGCTCAGAACGGGATGCTTTTTGAAAGCGGCTATGTCACACAGGCGGTTTGCAGTCCGTCGCGAGGCTCGATTTTTACCGGCCTCTATCCGCATCAAAATGGTCAGATTGGTTTGGCAACCCACAAATATGCAATGTTTAAGAAATGGCCGACTACGTATTCGAAACTGCAAAAGGCCGGCTACTACACAGGGATGCTCGGTAAAACCCACATTAACCCCAAATCGATTGTTGAGGATTATATTGATTTTCGGGCCATTCCCCAAAGCAATTTTGCTAAAAAGAATTTAGCTGCTTATGCCCAGAAGTCCGCTGAGTTTTTTAAGAAGGCAGGAGATAAACCGTTTTTTCTGACGGTCAATTATCCGGACGCCCATCATCCATTGCAAAACCAGGTCCAGGGACGCCCGGCCAAACCTCTTCGCCCTGATGAGGTGGGAGCAATCCCCTATATCGGAGCAACGAATAAACGCATGCATGAAATTGTGACGGCTTATTACAACTGCATGATGCGCCTCGACGATTGTGTGGGGGAATTGCTCGAAGCCTTGGAGAATAGCGGCAAAGCGAACAACACGGTGGTCATCTATATCGGAGATCATGGTGCTCAGCTTCCCCGTGGTAAAATCTTTGCTACCGAAGCGGGTATGAAGGTCCCGTATATCATTAAGTGGCCGGGTAAAATCCAGGCAGGAGTCCGATCCAAAAAGTTGGTATCTACCATTGATTTGATGCCGACTTTCTGTGACCTGGCAAAAACGGAAAGGCCTGATGGCTTGCCGGGGCGTAGTCTCGTGCCTCTGGTTACGGGACAACGTCAAGAGTGGCGAGAGTATCTTGCATATGAACGCAACAGTGATGCGGTGAATTTGTATTATCCTCAGCGTGCGTTGCGTGATGGACGTTATAAGTTGGTCTGGTCGCCGCTGGCCGCACAGAATATTCCCGATAATGGTGCTGTTGATTATGTGACTCAAAAGAAGTGGCAGAAGTGTTCTTATAGTGAGGAGGAGCTCAAAAGCTTACCTGCCAGGGTTCAAGAGGTTTATCACACATGGATCAACCCTTCGGAATATCAACTGTATGATTTGAAAAATGATGAGTGGGAGTTCGAGAATCTCGCAGGGAACCCCGAACATGAGCAGATCGAAAAAAGGCTCAGAAAGAAGCTGATGGAATGGATGAAGGAAACCAACGACTGGGCATCAAACCCGGAATTGCTGAAAAAATTGACGGAGGAAAACAATGCCGTTAAAGCGTCAGGAAAAGGCAAATACCCCAAAGAGGGGTGGCAATACCTCAAGTATATTCATCCCGACAAGGTGAGCCAAACGAAGTGA
- a CDS encoding alkaline phosphatase D family protein yields the protein MKFRTTILSILFVCLCHGQTDVHHEGKVSTIAFGSCNNPRLKTKPLFDTIAGVDPDVFIFLGDNIYGDTEDMEVLKKKYAELEAVEGYRQLRDQTVVLATWDDHDYGVNDGGKNYPMKKESEKLFLDFFNEPHDSARRKRKGVYASYTFGPVGSRCQVLLLDTRYFRDPLPKVPKKDRKGSAAGWYRPTRDTDKELLGEKQWKWLEQQLQVPADVRIIASSIQVLAHEKGMENWGNVPHEQKRLFELLKKYKANHTFAISGDVHFAELSKMDLGTYPFYDLTSSGLTHSHTAWAKMENSFRLGKAFAGQNAGVIEIDWENKSLSFNILNRQAQRVIQHQVPFSELQFK from the coding sequence ATGAAATTCCGGACCACAATATTATCGATTCTGTTTGTTTGCCTCTGTCACGGCCAGACTGACGTTCACCATGAAGGCAAGGTATCCACCATTGCCTTTGGTTCATGTAACAATCCACGACTGAAAACCAAGCCACTCTTCGACACGATTGCGGGTGTGGATCCTGATGTTTTTATCTTTCTTGGGGATAACATCTACGGTGATACCGAGGACATGGAGGTGTTGAAAAAGAAGTATGCGGAACTCGAAGCTGTCGAGGGGTATCGACAACTGCGTGACCAGACCGTGGTGTTAGCTACTTGGGATGATCACGACTACGGAGTCAATGACGGAGGAAAGAACTACCCCATGAAAAAAGAATCAGAGAAGCTGTTTCTCGATTTTTTTAATGAGCCTCATGATTCGGCACGCAGGAAGAGAAAAGGTGTTTATGCTTCCTATACTTTTGGACCGGTCGGGAGTCGCTGTCAGGTTCTTCTACTTGATACCCGTTATTTTCGTGACCCATTACCCAAAGTTCCCAAAAAGGATAGGAAGGGTTCGGCTGCGGGGTGGTATCGACCCACTCGGGATACAGACAAAGAATTACTGGGAGAAAAACAGTGGAAATGGCTAGAGCAGCAATTGCAGGTTCCTGCTGATGTTCGAATCATCGCCAGCAGCATTCAAGTTTTAGCCCATGAAAAAGGCATGGAGAATTGGGGGAATGTTCCGCATGAACAAAAAAGGTTATTTGAACTCTTAAAGAAATATAAGGCAAATCATACGTTCGCCATTTCTGGGGATGTCCATTTTGCCGAGTTGTCTAAAATGGATTTGGGAACCTACCCATTTTATGATTTGACGAGTAGTGGTTTGACTCATTCCCACACTGCATGGGCGAAAATGGAGAACTCCTTTCGGCTGGGTAAGGCCTTTGCCGGGCAGAACGCAGGGGTGATCGAAATCGATTGGGAGAATAAATCCCTCTCATTCAATATTCTGAATCGTCAGGCTCAACGGGTGATCCAACATCAGGTTCCTTTTTCAGAGCTGCAATTTAAATAA